The Cyprinus carpio isolate SPL01 chromosome B19, ASM1834038v1, whole genome shotgun sequence DNA window CGTTACTGAAGTTCAGGCTAGAGCTCGCCAGAGACATGTACTCATTATAACAGTACCAGATTCCTGACAGAAAACAAGAACAAGAGAAAATCACTATCAGCTAACATCAGTGTTTAAAGTCAAACAACAGACTAATAACACAAGATTTATAAATAAGGCATCAAAAACATGATCAGTTATTTTAGCAGctaaaaatgtacagaaaaaacaAGAACAGGGAGTTAATGACTGATGTTATTCATTAAACACTCATTAATCTTCAATGAAATCATGTGCAACTATGTGTCCAGCATCTAGTACATTATTAAAGCATGTGATGTTTCAGTGAGATTTCACCCAATCTGAGCTGAACGAATGACAGAAAACACGTCAGATGCACATTGTTACTCAcggctggttaggacaaaaactcttGATGAACATGTCAGATATGAGATGTATCACTTGAGGATGTCATACCTGATAAGAACACAGTGTAACAACTTAAGAGAAGCGTTTAATAGAGACACTGGTCAACGTACCGAAGGCACCGACCGCCAGAACACCGATGATGAGAACCCAGACGAGAACCGGCGCCGTGAAACGCAGCAGCAGCAGGAAGAGAACGCTGACCACCATCGCAATCACCagaccactgacacacacacacagacaaatatgACACAAAAACTCACACAGAACCACATGGTCAAGAATATAAAATCTCCCAATAATAAATGCCAATATGTGCAtgctatttcaaatattttaatagtttacatTGCAGCAGTAAATATAGTCTGGTAATAttaagtaacaaaataaaaaatcaattgtttagttctgaattaattttatataatttatatatatgtgtatatatatatatatatatatgtatatatatatatatatatttatagttttataacataagtttataaattattacaaggtagctttattattttaattattattacatttattattaaatattatactttatgattaaatattaataacatacaattatttaacaacatacagtacaatgtgttatatacatatctatctatctatctatctatctatcaaattatgttactaaataactgataattaattataattgaaaataatttattatatagtatatatatatattatatatatatatatatatatacacacacacacatatatacacacacatatatacacagacacataatacactatatttataaagtatatttaagaataaattatgtatctatctatctatataacaaattgtgttattaaatgacataattgattataattgattataattatatatatatgtatattatatacagtatgatatttaagaataaatttaataataataaagctactttataataatttataaaaaaaattacaatttatcttACAAATCTATGAAAAGAAATTCATAGCAATATGAATTTAAGAAAACTGTTacttatttgaacattttaattattatcaaatttattataaatgtaatatattaaataaatgttataaaatgtaacacaaaagagCTGGACTCACGCTACGATCCACTGCCATGACTTGGCGAAGTCCTCGAAGATCCGCAGGCCGACGTCTTTGATGTTGAAGCTGTTGGTGACGTCGCTGtgaacacagaaacactgtcagAATCATCACGGTGTGCTCCAGCACCGACAGACCCACGCGTCCCGGGGTGGAGGGCTGCTTTGTCCCTTTGTAAAGCTGTACAGACTTTACAAAGCATTTGTCAAAGCTCACAAATGAAGCTCTGGAAGAAGCCACAGACGGACTAAAAGCTCTAAAACGACTACAGCTACACGTCCTTCACcctacagacagacacagacagacacaagtcTACTGCTACACACATCTGTCACTCACTTTGTCGCCCCTCCAGCACTGGCAACAAGAGAGACACGCGTCagtatcacacacacagacacatgcatgtTTCATTACTACAATTTGAGAAACAGTGTGTCCTCGGGAATGTGCTAAATGTGACAAAACCCCCATTTGTGGACATCCTCAGAACAACATATAAAAGAATCAAAtcatatattcaatataaaattgCAAAGGTTTTCTAGTGAGGTTAGTATATGGGATTGAGTCGGTCCATAATTTTGATAATTAGCTGTatagaaaaacaatacaaatcaaCAGCATGTACTTGTTTAGATTTAATACAATAGATATTTTATAGAATTGTTCAGTGTTTTTGATCAGCTGATATCCGTAGCACATGATGGTCAAAAGCTGAATTATGCAAAACAAATCATGTTAATCATGGAAAGAAAGACAGCTgatttaatctaattaaatattaaattaaatacaaatatctaatacttatatattatttgacagctttatttcaattcaaaactttttttttttaatttaagtttaatttatttgactttttagtaatttaatacttcaaatttaatttaaaaagacaacATTTCCTACGgtttttaatgcaacatttatgtataaaaatcaTGGCTGTTAATTATCTGATATTCTCAAAATGACCAAGTATTGATGAATCAGTCGACTACTAGTGTGTAAATCAAGGTTGTTTTAATACATACTTCATttgagagaaagagtgtgtgtgtgtgtgtgtgtgtgtgtgtgtgtgtgtgtgtgtgtgtgtgtgtgtgtgtgtgtgtgtgtgtgtgtgtgtgtgtgtgtgtgtgtgtatttacccTGTTGCATTCCTGATCGCTGCCAAAGTCCCATTTACATCCAATCCAGGAAGAGTGAAGTTTGAGGGAAGGTTACTGGGATTATAGGCATTTCCTCCCAAACTGGGCAAGCACCGTCCCAACACTAAACAGACAGAAGGGTGAGGATATTATAAAGAAGGGTAAACCACATAGTGTTCAACGACTGTATTCTTCATCTCCTGTCACTCACCGGAGGTTGTCGGCATGTAGAATAAAGGACACAACTCTTTATTTACAATGTCCATAGCtgactgagagacagagagagaaagaaaacaaccacatttttatcatttttcattattagatAACATACTACTAAGGCACAGATCATTTAAATACGAACAATCAGTCATCATGTAATCTGCAGCAGCAGGGAAGAGGACGACTGTTGACAAATGACAGttgagcaaaagaaagaaagtcacacaggtcaCAAATGAccatcctgtcatcatttacacacacatactcacatatTTAGTGTCTTTCAGCTGGAAGGACGGCACACAGTAGTCCTGATTGAAAA harbors:
- the LOC109050188 gene encoding choline transporter-like protein 4, with translation MLIIAGYMVVGVLAWLYGDPRHVLYPRNSTGMFCGVGQNNDKPNLMYFDIIKCATATNIMAAALQGLQCPTTQVCVKTCPSEFWNLPPSAHFPGAKPADFFNQDYCVPSFQLKDTKYSAMDIVNKELCPLFYMPTTSVLGRCLPSLGGNAYNPSNLPSNFTLPGLDVNGTLAAIRNATGDVTNSFNIKDVGLRIFEDFAKSWQWIVAGLVIAMVVSVLFLLLLRFTAPVLVWVLIIGVLAVGAFGIWYCYNEYMSLASSSLNFSNVGLTTNVQVYLQVRDTWLAFCESLHFATFVFQ